A part of Perognathus longimembris pacificus isolate PPM17 chromosome 16, ASM2315922v1, whole genome shotgun sequence genomic DNA contains:
- the LOC125364656 gene encoding protein BRAWNIN-like has protein sequence MPAGVSWPSYLKMVAASLLTMCAGAQVVHRYYRPDPTRPAIPPKPGELKTELLGLKERQHKPQVAEQ, from the coding sequence ATGCCCGCGGGCGTGTCCTGGCCCAGTTATCTGAAAATGGTGGCGGCCAGCCTCCTGACCATGTGCGCCGGTGCCCAAGTGGTGCACAGGTACTACCGGCCCGACCCGACAAGACCTGCAATTCCACCAAAGCCTGGAGAACTCAAGACAGAGCTACTGGGACTGAAAGAGAGACAACACAAACCTCAGGTCGCAGAGCAATAA